A window of the Nitrosopumilus ureiphilus genome harbors these coding sequences:
- a CDS encoding DUF5679 domain-containing protein has protein sequence MVQAYCVKCRAKRDIKDPVETKLKNGRPAVKGTCPTCGTNVFRIGKME, from the coding sequence ATGGTTCAAGCATATTGCGTAAAATGCAGAGCAAAAAGGGATATTAAAGATCCTGTAGAAACTAAACTAAAAAATGGACGTCCAGCTGTAAAAGGTACATGTCCTACATGTGGAACTAATGTCTTCCGTATAGGAAAGATGGAATAA
- a CDS encoding DNA topoisomerase IV subunit A, translating to MKTNKEKSKIKNRSKKADEKQKNVLEMLKSHGAKIYEDLDNGQFPKFSIPSRSVSNIVYDKKLRQYILGSNSAVRSSRNSSQLRSFTQLMWLAFFANRLTQEKKSSTLRDVYYSSQAFAIEFEDQSESDNIIVDLEAVTSKPREDFHIFPEERSSIFGDLNIEYTIPGYEGKTMNLSNHPDGYSIGPSLTTAELVDTSAEIVIAIEKGGLFTRFVEEQVDKKFKSIIINTGGQAPRSTRTLLKRLHEEMKLPVIVLTDGDVYGEHIAMVIKSGSANAAHLRELTVPDAKWVGVWATDIEKYKLPTIPMTESDIKRCYDLQKDPRYEDGIWKKELDVFLRLKRKAELEAFSKYGLTNITEKYLPQKLELAKSL from the coding sequence TTGAAAACAAATAAAGAAAAAAGTAAGATAAAAAATCGAAGCAAGAAAGCTGATGAAAAACAAAAGAATGTTCTTGAGATGCTTAAAAGTCATGGTGCAAAAATATATGAGGACTTAGATAATGGACAATTTCCAAAATTCTCAATACCCAGTAGATCTGTGAGCAATATTGTTTATGATAAAAAACTAAGACAATACATTCTAGGAAGTAATTCCGCGGTTAGAAGTTCAAGAAATTCTTCTCAGTTAAGATCCTTTACACAATTGATGTGGCTTGCATTTTTTGCCAATAGATTAACTCAAGAAAAAAAATCATCCACTTTAAGAGATGTTTATTATTCCTCACAAGCTTTCGCTATTGAATTTGAAGACCAGTCAGAATCTGATAACATCATTGTTGATTTAGAAGCTGTAACCTCAAAACCCAGAGAAGATTTTCACATATTTCCTGAGGAGAGAAGCTCCATCTTTGGTGATCTGAATATTGAATATACCATTCCTGGATATGAAGGAAAAACTATGAATTTATCTAACCATCCTGACGGTTATTCTATTGGTCCTAGTTTGACTACTGCAGAATTAGTTGACACTAGTGCTGAAATTGTAATTGCTATTGAAAAAGGTGGTCTTTTTACCAGATTTGTTGAAGAACAAGTTGATAAAAAATTTAAATCTATTATCATTAACACTGGTGGTCAAGCCCCTCGTTCAACTAGAACTTTATTAAAAAGACTTCATGAAGAAATGAAATTACCTGTAATTGTTCTTACAGATGGAGATGTGTATGGAGAACATATTGCAATGGTCATAAAATCTGGTTCTGCAAATGCAGCACATCTAAGAGAGCTAACAGTTCCTGATGCAAAATGGGTAGGAGTTTGGGCTACTGATATTGAAAAATATAAACTCCCTACAATTCCAATGACTGAATCTGATATTAAGAGGTGCTATGATCTACAAAAAGATCCTAGATATGAAGATGGAATTTGGAAAAAAGAACTTGATGTCTTTTTAAGACTAAAAAGAAAAGCTGAATTGGAAGCTTTCTCAAAATATGGTCTTACAAATATTACCGAAAAATATCTGCCACAAAAATTAGAATTAGCAAAAAGTCTTTAG
- a CDS encoding DsbA family protein: protein MKKPLIVGVIVSVVITAIVVSTTSFTTEDTNIENSGTGSLISPLSFSNLVTSDTPLKGDPSAPITLIEFGDFQCPNCGRFARDTSPQIESSYVESGQVSMAFKHFSVIGPDSKTAAMASQCANEQGMFWEFHDELYGNQGPENSGWVSKVNLKQIALNMGLDKQSFDSCLDSNKYQSLVENDLNLAKQIQFTGTPSFLILKNDGSKPQALTGAYPYATFQKIFDESLN, encoded by the coding sequence ATGAAAAAACCTTTGATTGTAGGAGTGATTGTATCTGTAGTCATAACAGCTATAGTAGTGTCTACTACAAGTTTCACTACTGAAGATACTAATATAGAAAACTCAGGAACCGGTTCCTTAATTTCACCATTATCCTTTTCAAATCTTGTCACTTCTGACACGCCTCTCAAAGGAGATCCGTCTGCTCCTATTACTCTGATTGAATTTGGAGACTTTCAATGTCCAAACTGTGGACGATTTGCAAGAGATACCAGCCCACAAATTGAATCATCATATGTAGAATCAGGTCAAGTGAGTATGGCTTTTAAACACTTTTCTGTCATTGGCCCAGATTCAAAAACTGCTGCGATGGCATCTCAATGTGCAAACGAGCAAGGAATGTTTTGGGAATTTCATGATGAATTGTATGGCAACCAAGGTCCTGAAAACTCTGGATGGGTAAGCAAAGTCAATCTAAAACAAATTGCATTAAACATGGGATTAGACAAACAAAGCTTTGATTCATGTCTTGATAGTAACAAATACCAATCATTAGTGGAAAATGATCTAAATCTTGCAAAACAAATCCAATTCACAGGAACTCCGTCATTTTTAATTCTTAAAAATGATGGTTCAAAACCTCAAGCACTAACTGGTGCATATCCATATGCAACATTTCAAAAGATATTTGATGAGAGTCTAAACTAA
- a CDS encoding translation initiation factor IF-2: protein MTKAEYESLLKRIRDKLGDNNEDSPTRFELPVVDVMWEGQKTFLRNFSEFPKVLRRDPDKVLQYLSKEFAVPAERLGDKAMFVGRRAPDDFTRLFQIYVKDYLECPTCKSPDTKILKENRISFLICEACGAKSTLKGKYA from the coding sequence GTGACTAAAGCAGAATATGAGAGTCTACTCAAACGCATTCGGGATAAACTGGGCGATAACAATGAAGATTCTCCAACTAGATTTGAACTTCCTGTTGTAGATGTTATGTGGGAAGGCCAAAAAACTTTTCTGCGTAATTTTTCAGAATTTCCAAAAGTTCTTCGTAGAGATCCCGACAAAGTTCTTCAATATCTCTCAAAAGAATTTGCTGTTCCTGCAGAAAGACTTGGTGATAAAGCAATGTTTGTGGGAAGACGGGCTCCTGATGATTTTACAAGACTATTTCAAATTTATGTAAAAGATTATCTTGAATGTCCTACATGCAAAAGTCCTGATACTAAAATCCTTAAAGAAAATCGCATCTCATTTTTAATCTGTGAAGCATGTGGTGCAAAATCTACTTTGAAGGGTAAATATGCGTAA
- a CDS encoding DUF373 family protein, which translates to MSQQSDKVEKDVNASTANRLLVICIDRDNDVGEKAGISTPVIGRDACIEAAQRLALEDPEDADSNSIFAAIKTYEDLISKGYQVEVITVAGVKDRGVQADEKILSETRKVLENFSANGAVIVSDGEDDESVIPVIQNVLPVVSVQRVVMKVSRSVEYSYAVFGKYLKMLAYDSKYSKFFLGVPGILLLIGGIATAFGYTAEIFAVLVSILGGAFLIRAFDIDRALSNWSKPTPMGFIRMFTMVAGILLILSSVPAGISAVDSELIEADTQIISKITDKRIIGQFVAGALPILWIGVGAIFAGTLLSNWIGGIPRQISDSLRIIVLISLYPTVAQFTNIMIYEESSFTLIPPLLGGLAATLVSATILFKKYRKHKDQEMISD; encoded by the coding sequence ATGTCTCAGCAATCTGACAAAGTGGAAAAAGATGTCAATGCATCTACAGCTAATAGATTACTTGTAATTTGTATTGACAGAGATAACGATGTAGGAGAAAAAGCAGGAATTTCTACACCAGTAATAGGCAGAGATGCGTGTATAGAAGCAGCCCAAAGATTGGCATTAGAAGATCCTGAAGATGCAGATTCAAATTCAATTTTTGCAGCTATCAAAACATATGAAGATTTGATCAGTAAGGGATACCAAGTTGAAGTGATAACTGTTGCAGGAGTAAAAGACAGAGGAGTTCAAGCTGATGAAAAAATTCTTTCTGAGACAAGAAAGGTTTTAGAAAACTTTTCTGCAAATGGAGCAGTAATTGTTTCTGATGGAGAAGATGATGAGAGTGTCATCCCAGTAATTCAAAATGTCCTACCAGTTGTATCCGTGCAACGTGTAGTAATGAAAGTAAGCAGAAGTGTAGAATATTCTTATGCAGTTTTTGGAAAATATCTTAAAATGCTTGCTTATGATTCAAAATATTCAAAATTCTTTTTAGGAGTTCCTGGAATTCTTTTGTTAATTGGTGGAATTGCAACCGCATTTGGTTATACTGCAGAAATATTTGCAGTTCTTGTAAGTATTTTGGGAGGAGCATTTTTGATCAGAGCATTTGATATTGATAGAGCATTATCAAATTGGTCAAAACCAACTCCGATGGGTTTTATCAGAATGTTTACAATGGTAGCAGGAATACTACTGATACTTTCATCAGTTCCTGCAGGAATCAGTGCTGTTGATTCAGAGTTAATTGAAGCAGACACACAAATAATTTCAAAGATTACAGATAAGAGGATAATTGGACAATTTGTAGCAGGAGCACTTCCAATTTTATGGATTGGTGTGGGGGCAATTTTTGCTGGAACATTGCTTAGTAATTGGATAGGAGGAATTCCAAGACAAATTAGTGATAGCTTGAGAATCATTGTCCTAATTTCATTATATCCTACGGTAGCACAATTTACCAACATAATGATTTATGAAGAAAGTTCGTTTACATTGATTCCACCTTTGTTGGGGGGATTGGCAGCAACTTTGGTTTCAGCCACGATTCTCTTCAAAAAATATAGAAAACATAAAGATCAAGAGATGATTTCAGACTAA
- a CDS encoding DNA topoisomerase VI subunit B translates to MSLIKEKFNQISPSEFFYSNRDLAGFSNPTRSLYTAVREFVENALDACDQKGILPDVHLIIKAVDPEKSDPKHYILTVKDNGPGIDPEHIPLAFGTVLYGSKFGLKQARGMFGLGATMAILYGQITTNKPVTVKSSVDGQTQDEFELLLDIQKNKPVIVKHNTKEVSKKGLSVSICLEGDYSKAGNKIRDYVYETSLITPYASITFDDPKGEKFSHPRFVKDIPPPPTIIRPHPHGIDVERIRRMIVESQFEIPNIDDAMIEKVRKDLGLSVKNLSFTVIMEKAKKKWKTLSRQVRVVIALMSFLKMDFEKLNKIKIEDIDMPNKKLFYWDFGDSQSKSVDMDSESQYFKQLTNTVQGEPMTTFLTKRFQRIGPTTASKFAEFAGFKPEKRMGTMTNQELVNLSDSLQKFEDFLAPDPSCLAPLGEEPLEKGIKKFFNPDFAAVVQRPASAYSGFPFIVEMGIAYGGDIKTGGPHVYRYANRIPLLYDEGSDVVLKVVNDTDWGRYKIKGDPPFIIVSHICSTRIPYKTAGKENVADRPEIERELRLGLQYLSRKLAAYMSKRGQADMAKKRANLYAKYIPLIATFATELAGKKKEPNFKKILEIENVDESKKTVVEENEVENK, encoded by the coding sequence ATGTCTTTGATTAAAGAAAAATTCAACCAAATCTCGCCTAGTGAATTCTTTTACAGCAATCGTGATTTAGCCGGTTTTAGTAATCCTACGCGTTCTCTCTATACTGCTGTTAGAGAATTTGTTGAAAATGCATTAGATGCGTGTGATCAAAAAGGAATTCTTCCAGACGTTCATTTAATAATTAAGGCTGTTGACCCTGAGAAATCTGATCCAAAGCACTACATCTTGACAGTAAAAGATAATGGACCTGGTATAGATCCTGAACATATTCCACTTGCATTTGGAACTGTACTGTATGGTTCGAAATTTGGACTTAAACAAGCAAGAGGCATGTTTGGATTGGGTGCAACAATGGCAATTTTGTATGGCCAAATTACAACTAACAAGCCTGTTACGGTGAAGAGTTCCGTAGATGGACAAACTCAAGATGAGTTTGAATTGTTACTTGACATTCAAAAGAATAAACCTGTAATTGTAAAACACAATACCAAAGAAGTTTCAAAAAAAGGCCTTTCAGTTAGTATTTGTTTAGAAGGAGATTATTCAAAAGCAGGAAATAAAATTAGAGATTATGTTTATGAAACTTCTTTAATCACTCCTTATGCATCAATTACTTTTGATGATCCAAAAGGAGAAAAATTTTCCCATCCACGATTTGTAAAAGATATTCCTCCGCCCCCAACAATAATTAGGCCTCATCCTCACGGAATTGATGTAGAAAGAATACGAAGAATGATAGTTGAATCCCAATTTGAAATTCCAAATATTGATGATGCAATGATTGAAAAAGTTCGAAAAGATTTAGGTCTATCTGTAAAAAATCTTAGCTTTACGGTAATCATGGAAAAAGCAAAGAAAAAATGGAAAACTCTTTCACGTCAAGTTAGAGTAGTTATTGCTTTGATGTCATTTCTAAAAATGGATTTTGAAAAACTAAACAAAATAAAAATTGAAGACATTGATATGCCTAACAAAAAATTATTTTATTGGGATTTTGGAGACTCGCAATCAAAATCCGTAGACATGGATTCTGAAAGTCAATATTTCAAGCAATTAACTAATACTGTACAGGGAGAACCTATGACCACATTTTTAACTAAACGATTTCAAAGAATAGGTCCAACTACCGCATCAAAATTTGCAGAATTTGCAGGATTCAAACCTGAGAAACGAATGGGCACTATGACAAATCAAGAATTAGTAAATCTTAGCGATTCCCTTCAAAAATTTGAAGATTTTCTTGCACCAGATCCAAGCTGTCTTGCACCATTAGGTGAAGAACCATTAGAAAAAGGAATAAAGAAATTCTTTAATCCTGACTTTGCTGCTGTAGTTCAACGCCCTGCATCTGCATACTCTGGATTTCCTTTCATTGTAGAAATGGGAATTGCATATGGTGGTGATATTAAAACTGGCGGGCCACATGTTTACAGATATGCCAATAGAATTCCTTTACTTTATGATGAAGGTAGTGATGTAGTACTCAAAGTTGTCAATGATACTGATTGGGGTAGATACAAGATTAAAGGTGACCCCCCATTCATAATTGTGTCTCATATTTGTTCTACTAGAATTCCATATAAGACTGCAGGAAAAGAAAATGTTGCTGATAGACCTGAAATAGAAAGGGAGTTAAGATTGGGGTTACAATACTTGTCTAGAAAATTAGCCGCATACATGTCTAAAAGAGGCCAAGCTGATATGGCAAAAAAGAGAGCAAATCTCTATGCAAAATACATTCCTTTAATTGCAACATTTGCTACAGAGCTTGCTGGTAAGAAAAAAGAACCTAATTTCAAGAAAATTCTAGAGATTGAAAATGTGGATGAATCTAAAAAAACAGTAGTGGAGGAAAATGAAGTTGAAAACAAATAA
- a CDS encoding DUF424 domain-containing protein translates to MQFSVRVTEYQKNTMLNICDAELLGKKIIQDELNIHISESYYGERFVEKEEATDLLKQSSIINMVGKETISLSIQLGVGSENGVKTISGIPFLIVFNM, encoded by the coding sequence ATGCAGTTTTCAGTACGTGTAACTGAATATCAAAAAAATACTATGCTCAATATTTGTGATGCTGAATTATTAGGAAAAAAAATCATTCAAGATGAATTAAACATACATATCAGTGAAAGCTACTATGGCGAACGATTTGTTGAGAAAGAAGAAGCAACAGATTTACTGAAACAATCCTCAATCATCAATATGGTTGGAAAAGAAACTATCTCTTTATCTATTCAACTTGGAGTCGGTTCTGAAAATGGGGTTAAAACAATTTCTGGCATTCCATTTTTAATTGTTTTTAATATGTGA
- a CDS encoding SRPBCC family protein translates to MLISEKITINASSDDVWNHLQSLQGAEQYMPVVTKSEVKGTGLGTTRTCDVQMGDQSFQLMETLVKLDDSQKSLTIAIDNAPPPMKGLLIDFSILGDDSSSELQVSTQSEQTPENVKMIEGILNMICSGLKQFHEK, encoded by the coding sequence ATGTTGATTTCAGAAAAAATAACAATCAATGCATCATCTGATGATGTTTGGAATCATTTACAATCACTTCAGGGAGCGGAACAGTACATGCCAGTAGTCACAAAATCTGAGGTAAAAGGCACTGGATTGGGTACCACTAGAACCTGTGATGTTCAGATGGGTGATCAATCATTTCAGCTTATGGAAACCTTGGTAAAACTGGATGATTCTCAAAAATCACTCACTATAGCAATTGACAATGCACCTCCACCAATGAAAGGTCTGCTGATAGATTTCTCAATTCTTGGAGATGATAGTTCTTCAGAATTACAAGTCAGTACACAATCAGAGCAAACACCAGAAAATGTAAAGATGATTGAAGGAATTCTCAATATGATTTGTAGTGGATTGAAGCAATTTCACGAAAAATAA
- a CDS encoding KH domain-containing protein, whose product MSFEKLIRIPNDRIAVLIGKSGNVKSKIETTCHVSLDIDGQTGEVFITSQGDVEKIQPFKAMEIVTAIGRGFSPENAMTLLQGENALHIIDLREFAGKSNANVERIKGRIIGEGGRARRNMENLSGTHISVYGKTVSIIGDSSKLRLAVDAISSISSGSMHGAVYTKLEAANRRDKQEKMKLWEDQDVFD is encoded by the coding sequence ATGAGTTTTGAAAAACTAATTCGTATTCCAAATGATAGAATTGCTGTTTTAATTGGAAAATCAGGTAATGTAAAATCAAAAATTGAAACAACATGTCATGTGTCTTTGGACATTGACGGTCAAACTGGAGAAGTTTTTATAACATCTCAAGGTGATGTTGAAAAAATTCAACCTTTCAAAGCAATGGAAATTGTTACAGCTATTGGTAGAGGTTTTTCACCTGAAAATGCTATGACTTTACTGCAAGGTGAAAATGCATTGCACATAATTGATCTAAGAGAATTTGCTGGAAAGTCTAATGCAAATGTTGAAAGGATAAAAGGGAGGATTATTGGAGAGGGTGGTAGAGCTAGACGAAATATGGAAAATCTTAGTGGTACTCATATCTCGGTTTATGGAAAAACTGTTTCAATTATTGGTGATTCAAGTAAATTACGATTGGCAGTAGACGCAATATCTTCTATTTCAAGTGGTAGTATGCATGGAGCAGTTTACACTAAATTAGAAGCTGCAAATCGAAGAGATAAACAAGAAAAAATGAAATTATGGGAAGATCAAGATGTCTTTGATTAA
- a CDS encoding DUF7482 domain-containing protein: MTSTIITVSIGVGLLFAGFLGGYVIAEQTYSPRNMMMNDPQTTTQWMDTMMGTMMNDPGLREQMINEMVKNQQFMQDMMQNSQMMEMMSNMMDSSMMSQKMQGQDMMNGMMTGSEMPFNPDVQITIPMIDGYYNGEKVYFIHTEISDKDMASMMSMMVNFPTLHVSNLKNISPEETSRVYVFTNGISGSGPYGGGPFMYQIDVFDSIPEQIEYSQFRVPHLVTWNDNSTPRLLTSVEEILQAESNGELTIQQTENVVNAPTIVWKSGGMEQRASMIQRMFESMPEIESEVTNVDVDNYVVMLKMHSQSSMAMMEKEVVNP; the protein is encoded by the coding sequence ATGACATCAACTATAATCACTGTTAGTATTGGTGTAGGATTACTTTTTGCAGGATTCTTGGGGGGTTATGTGATTGCAGAGCAAACATACAGTCCAAGAAATATGATGATGAATGATCCACAAACAACAACACAATGGATGGATACAATGATGGGAACAATGATGAACGATCCTGGATTGCGAGAACAAATGATAAATGAAATGGTTAAAAATCAACAGTTTATGCAAGATATGATGCAAAATAGCCAAATGATGGAAATGATGAGTAACATGATGGATTCTAGTATGATGAGTCAAAAAATGCAAGGGCAAGACATGATGAATGGTATGATGACAGGTTCTGAAATGCCATTTAATCCTGATGTACAAATAACAATTCCAATGATTGATGGATATTATAATGGAGAGAAGGTTTACTTTATTCATACAGAAATATCTGACAAAGACATGGCATCTATGATGTCTATGATGGTAAACTTTCCAACATTACATGTTTCTAATTTGAAAAATATTTCACCAGAAGAAACATCTAGAGTCTATGTGTTTACTAATGGCATTTCTGGTTCTGGACCATATGGTGGTGGACCTTTCATGTATCAAATTGATGTTTTTGATTCAATTCCAGAACAAATAGAATATAGTCAATTTAGAGTGCCACATCTAGTCACATGGAATGACAATTCTACTCCTAGACTTTTGACATCAGTTGAAGAAATTTTACAAGCTGAATCAAATGGTGAATTAACAATTCAACAAACTGAGAATGTTGTAAATGCTCCAACGATCGTATGGAAATCTGGTGGTATGGAACAAAGAGCTTCTATGATACAAAGAATGTTTGAAAGCATGCCTGAAATAGAAAGTGAGGTAACAAATGTGGATGTTGATAATTATGTTGTAATGTTAAAGATGCATTCTCAAAGCAGTATGGCAATGATGGAGAAAGAAGTGGTGAATCCATAA
- a CDS encoding glutamate synthase-related protein, whose protein sequence is MPESNFVKLCNILDISENKMKVFNIHNIEFVVVNQNNKFNAVYNKCPHMGGSLGDGSVDGSGYLTCPLHNWQFDLETGKGPEGYEDSVPTFELNVRGDSIFINQDQLLELGKNKDYLVRFDHNTKQRFERTHDKTMPEMDDIAAKAKWKVKEIAPMGTLKHVPMFDDILFKAAQLFRTPLLEEENVNLKTIIGKTAKIPLEISMPVYVSHMSFGALSEEAKTALAKGSKKMDIATCSGEGGRNQREFDNAGKYIYEISTPKFTRNEEWIKSADAVEIKIGQAAKPGLGGHLLKEKITPEIAKLRGIPMDKDQISPARNTEINSKQDLKDYVSQLKDITGGRPIGIKFAAGHVEGDLEYALYAEPDFITIDGRGGGTGAAPVFVKDNFAMPAVYAVARARKVLDKHQNQASLVMTGGYRTSGEICKSIAMGADAVAIATSAMIAIGCQQYRTCHTGNCPVGIATQKQNLRDRFSIDDSFARFVNYIFILKMEIDEITRATGKNDVHSLGYDDLITTDMDISTGTGIEHA, encoded by the coding sequence ATGCCAGAATCAAATTTTGTTAAACTTTGCAATATTTTAGATATTTCAGAAAATAAAATGAAAGTTTTCAATATACACAACATTGAGTTTGTTGTTGTTAATCAAAACAATAAGTTCAATGCAGTGTATAACAAATGTCCCCATATGGGAGGCTCCCTGGGCGACGGTTCTGTGGATGGCTCTGGATATCTTACATGTCCATTACATAATTGGCAATTTGATTTGGAAACTGGAAAAGGACCTGAAGGATATGAGGATTCGGTTCCTACTTTTGAATTAAATGTCAGAGGTGATTCTATTTTTATTAATCAGGATCAATTGTTAGAACTTGGAAAAAACAAAGACTATCTGGTAAGATTTGATCACAATACAAAGCAACGATTTGAGAGAACACATGATAAAACAATGCCTGAAATGGATGACATTGCTGCTAAAGCAAAGTGGAAAGTAAAAGAGATTGCACCTATGGGCACTCTTAAACACGTTCCAATGTTTGACGATATTTTATTCAAAGCAGCTCAACTATTCAGAACTCCTCTTTTAGAAGAAGAGAATGTAAACCTGAAAACAATCATTGGAAAAACAGCAAAAATTCCACTTGAGATTTCAATGCCTGTTTATGTATCCCATATGTCATTTGGAGCACTATCAGAGGAGGCAAAAACGGCTCTTGCGAAGGGTTCCAAAAAAATGGATATTGCAACCTGTTCAGGAGAAGGTGGACGAAACCAAAGAGAATTTGATAATGCTGGAAAATACATCTATGAAATTAGCACTCCAAAATTTACTAGAAATGAAGAATGGATAAAATCCGCTGATGCAGTTGAAATAAAGATTGGTCAGGCTGCAAAACCAGGGTTGGGAGGTCACTTGCTTAAAGAAAAGATAACTCCTGAAATAGCAAAACTAAGAGGCATCCCAATGGATAAGGATCAAATTTCCCCTGCAAGAAATACTGAAATCAATAGCAAACAAGATCTCAAAGACTATGTGTCACAGCTCAAAGACATTACTGGCGGTAGGCCAATTGGAATAAAATTTGCAGCAGGACATGTAGAAGGAGATTTGGAATATGCACTGTATGCAGAACCTGATTTTATCACCATTGATGGAAGAGGAGGTGGAACGGGTGCTGCTCCTGTTTTTGTTAAAGACAATTTTGCAATGCCTGCAGTATATGCTGTTGCCAGAGCTAGAAAAGTTTTGGACAAACATCAAAACCAAGCATCCCTTGTCATGACAGGTGGATACAGAACATCAGGTGAGATTTGTAAAAGTATTGCAATGGGTGCAGATGCTGTAGCAATTGCCACATCTGCAATGATTGCAATTGGTTGTCAGCAATATAGAACATGTCATACTGGAAATTGTCCAGTCGGAATTGCAACACAAAAACAAAATTTGAGAGATAGATTCAGTATAGATGACTCGTTTGCAAGATTTGTAAACTACATATTCATTTTGAAAATGGAAATTGATGAAATAACTCGTGCAACAGGGAAAAATGATGTGCATTCTCTAGGATATGATGATTTGATTACAACTGATATGGATATCTCAACAGGAACGGGGATAGAACATGCCTAG
- a CDS encoding serine protein kinase RIO has translation MNSDDIMSDDLLFDDLSRKLESKVDKKLIFKSKRGGLKDGFKKGKVINEVLDKPTVMTLYKMITDHIIAYVNGAISAGKESVLFWGVDENDVDVALKIYLVSTSNFKKREPYILGDPRFSHIKKGTKNLVYLWAKKEFRNLSQCYEAGIPVPRPLHLTKNVLVMEFVGKDGVPCKSLLYSEVNEDDYLQAISIIKDLYKKAKLVHGDYSEYNIFKTENGLIVFDLGSGVDLRHPNAQEFLKRDINNITKFFHKRGVSVEDPDKLFEEIIK, from the coding sequence ATGAATTCTGATGATATAATGTCCGATGATTTACTCTTTGATGATTTGAGTAGAAAGTTAGAATCTAAAGTTGATAAAAAATTAATTTTTAAATCTAAGCGAGGGGGTTTGAAGGATGGTTTCAAAAAAGGCAAAGTCATCAATGAAGTTTTAGATAAACCTACTGTGATGACTCTTTACAAAATGATTACAGATCATATTATTGCATATGTTAATGGTGCTATAAGTGCTGGAAAGGAATCTGTTCTTTTTTGGGGAGTTGATGAAAATGATGTTGATGTTGCTTTGAAAATCTACTTGGTAAGTACATCAAATTTTAAAAAACGTGAGCCCTATATCTTAGGTGATCCTAGATTCTCTCATATCAAAAAAGGCACAAAAAATCTGGTTTATCTATGGGCAAAAAAAGAATTTCGAAATTTATCTCAATGCTATGAGGCTGGAATTCCAGTTCCAAGGCCCCTACATCTTACAAAAAATGTACTTGTTATGGAGTTTGTAGGAAAAGATGGAGTACCGTGCAAATCATTGCTGTACTCAGAAGTAAATGAAGATGATTATCTTCAAGCAATTTCAATCATTAAAGATCTTTACAAAAAAGCAAAATTGGTGCATGGTGATTATTCAGAATATAATATTTTTAAAACAGAAAATGGGTTGATAGTTTTTGATCTGGGATCTGGAGTTGATCTTAGACATCCCAATGCTCAAGAATTTCTTAAAAGAGATATTAATAACATTACAAAATTCTTCCATAAAAGAGGAGTTTCTGTTGAAGATCCAGATAAATTATTTGAGGAAATTATAAAATGA
- a CDS encoding Hsp20/alpha crystallin family protein → MASYKGAYSNEQSLNFVIPIIVILFLGIIYIMTQRADSGFVSFILIGAAALTMFYWVKVLKKMTKDQKPLYTQAREQETKNWVYDLIKGEGEFVFVAEVPGPEDKIAVRLVDGILYIRGTAGFSKEVPIEGANDMQIFDFKYRNGVLTLRIK, encoded by the coding sequence TTGGCAAGTTACAAGGGTGCATATTCAAATGAGCAATCATTAAATTTTGTAATACCAATTATTGTAATCCTATTTTTAGGAATAATCTATATTATGACACAAAGAGCTGATTCAGGTTTTGTAAGTTTTATCTTAATTGGTGCTGCTGCTTTAACAATGTTTTATTGGGTTAAAGTTTTAAAGAAAATGACAAAGGATCAAAAACCACTATACACTCAAGCAAGAGAACAAGAAACAAAAAATTGGGTTTATGATTTGATCAAAGGGGAAGGAGAATTTGTTTTTGTTGCCGAAGTACCAGGACCAGAAGATAAAATTGCAGTAAGATTAGTAGATGGGATTTTATACATTCGTGGAACTGCAGGATTCTCAAAAGAAGTTCCAATCGAAGGAGCAAATGATATGCAGATATTTGATTTCAAATATAGAAACGGCGTATTAACACTAAGAATAAAATAA